One genomic region from Onychostoma macrolepis isolate SWU-2019 chromosome 23, ASM1243209v1, whole genome shotgun sequence encodes:
- the camk1gb gene encoding calcium/calmodulin-dependent protein kinase IGb isoform X3, whose product MGRKEGNYEWKKSTDNIQDVFEFMEVLGSGAFSEVFMVKERKTGKLFALKCVKKKNKRDINLENEIAVLRKIKHDNVVCLEDFYESRTHYYLVMQLVSGGELFDRILDRGMYSESDASLVIRQVLEAVGYLHKNSIVHRDLKPENLLYYSTDENSKIMISDFGLSKMEDNGIMSTACGTPGYVAPEVLAQKPYSKAVDCWSIGVITYILLCGYPPFYEETETRLFSKIMKAQYEFDSPFWDDISESAKDFIRNMMQKNPKMRYDTEQALRHPWIIGKTARSQDIYHSVSEQIQKNFAKSKWKQAFNATVAIHHMKKLQLAHSEACLRLKQTPAPEIKVIATSTPESVRKKLFAETPEPNGNVPSNQMNVPSSSTESKSQYHPVRVSHSDTSHVGTLTIAEKSKHVYHSQPADLNGYAKRSSNRSGQNLQTGVCSVM is encoded by the exons GGGAGCGTTCTCAGAGGTCTTCATGGTGAAGGAGAGAAAAACAGGGAAGCTTTTTGCATTGAAGTGtgtgaagaagaaaaacaaaagggaCATCAATCTGGAGAATGAAATCGCTGTGTTGAGAAA GATCAAACATGACAATGTGGTTTGCTTGGAGGATTTCTATGAAAGTCGGACGCATTACTACCTGGTCATGCAGCT CGTTTCAGGAGGCGAGCTGTTCGACCGGATCCTGGACCGGGGCATGTATTCAGAGTCCGATGCTAGTCTGGTCATCAGACAGGTGCTGGAGGCAGTCGGCtacctgcacaaaaacagcaTAGTCCACCGCGACCTCAAG CCAGAGAATCTGCTCTACTACAGCACTGATGAAAACTCCAAGATCATGATCAGTGATTTTGGCCTGTCTAAGATGGAAGATAATGGCATCATGTCCACGGCCTGCGGGACTCCAGGATATGTCG CCCCTGAAGTATTGGCCCAGAAACCTTACAGCAAAGCCGTTGACTGCTGGTCTATTGGAGTCATCACCTACATCCT TCTCTGTGGATATCCTCCTTTCTATGAAGAAACCGAGACTCGTCTGTTTTCTAAAATCATGAAGGCGCAGTATGAGTTTGACTCGCCCTTCTGGGATGATATCTCTGAGTCTG CAAAGGACTTCATCCGCAACATGATGCAGAAGAATCCAAAGATGCGTTATGACACAGAACAGGCTCTCAGACACCCCTG GATTATAGGAAAGACGGCCCGGAGTCAGGACATCTACCACTCCGTCAGCGAGCAGATCCAGAAAAACTTTGCCAAGTCCAAGTGGAAG CAAGCCTTCAACGCTACGGTGGCCATTCACCACATGAAGAAACTGCAGCTGGCCCACTCTGAGGCCTGTCTCCGTCTGAAACAGACGCCTGCGCCTGAGATCAAGGTCATCGCAACATCCACACCTGAATCCGTCCGCAAGAAGCTGTTCGCTGAGACCCCCGAACCAAACGGCAACGTTCCCAGCAATCAGATGAACGTGCCGTCCAGCTCCACCGAGTCAAAGAGTCAGTATCACCCGGTCCGGGTCAGTCACAGCGACACCAGCCATGTCGGGACCCTCACCATTGCAGAGAAGAGCAAACATGTGTATCACTCGCAGCCAGCAGACCTAAATGG GTACGCAAAAAGAAGCTCCAATCGTAGCGGGCAGAACCTGCAGACTGGCGTTTGCTCTgtcatgtga